A part of Saimiri boliviensis isolate mSaiBol1 chromosome 11, mSaiBol1.pri, whole genome shotgun sequence genomic DNA contains:
- the TRIM45 gene encoding E3 ubiquitin-protein ligase TRIM45 encodes MSENRKPLLGFVSKLPGGSALGNSGKTHCPLCRGLFRAPRLLPCLHTVCTTCLEQLEPFSVVDLRGGDSDTSSEGSIFQELKPRSLQSQIGILCPVCDAQVDLPMGGVKALTIDHLAVNDVMLESLRGEGQGLVCDLCNDREVEKRCQTCKANLCHFCCQAHRRQKKTTHHTMVDLKDLKGYSQIGKPILCPAHPAEELRLFCEFCDQPVCRDCVVGAHREHPYDFTSNVIHKHGDSVRELLKGTQPHVEALEEALAQIRTMNSALQKRVEVVAADVRTFSEGYIKAIEEHRDKLLKQLEDIRVQRENSLQLQKAQLEQLLADMRTGVEFTEHLLTSGSDLEILITKGVVVERLRKLNKVEYSTRPGVNDKIRFCPQEKAGQCHGYMIYGTINTKEVDPGKCVLQGEDLHRAREKQPASFTLLCKDAAGEIMGRGGDNIQVAVVPNDKKDSPIRTMVRDNKDGTYYISYTPKEPGVYTVWVCVKEQHVQGSPFTVTVRRKHRPHPGVFHCCTFCSSGGQKTARCACGGTMPGGYLGCGHGHKGHPGRPHWSCCGKFNEKSECTWTGGQSAPRSLLRTVAL; translated from the exons ATGTCAGAAAACAGGAAGCCGCTGCTGGGCTTTGTAAGCAAACTCCCCGGTGGGAGTGCACTTGGGAACTCAGGCAAGACTCACTGCCCCTTGTGCAGGGGGCTTTTCAGAGCCCCCAGGCTCTTGCCTTGTTTGCATACAGTTTGCACCACGTGTCTGGAGCAGCTGGAGCCCTTCTCAGTAGTGGACCTCAGAGGGGGAGACTCCGACACAAGCTCTGAGGGGTCAATATTCCAGGAACTCAAACCACGAAGTCTGCAGTCGCAGATCGGCATCCTCTGTCCGGTATGTGATGCTCAGGTGGACCTGCCCATGGGTGGAGTGAAGGCTTTAACCATAGACCACCTGGCCGTGAATGATGTGATGCTGGAGAGCCTGCGTGGGGAAGGCCAGGGCCTGGTGTGTGACCTGTGCAACGACAGGGAAGTAGAGAAGAGGTGTCAGACCTGCAAAGCCAATCTCTGCCACTTCTGCTGCCAGGCTCATAG GCGGCAGAAGAAAACGACTCACCATACCATGGTGGACCTAAAAGACCTGAAAGGCTACAGCCAGATTGGGAAGCCCATCCTCTGTCCTGCCCACCCTGCGGAGGAACTGAGGCTGTTCTGTGAGTTCTGTGACCAGCCCGTGTGCCGGGATTGCGTGGTGGGGGCGCATCGAGAACACCCCTATGACTTCACCAGCAATGTCATCCACAAGCATGGGGACTCCGTGCGGGAGCTCCTCAAAGGTACTCAGCCCCACGTGGAAGCCCTGGAGGAGGCCCTGGCTCAGATCAGGACGATGAACAGTGCCCTCCAGAAGCGAGTGGAGGTAGTGGCAGCTGACGTCCGGACATTCTCAGAGGGCTACATTAAGGCCATTGAGGAGCATCGGGACAAGCTGCTGAAGCAGCTGGAAGACATACGGGTCCAGAGGGAAAATTCCCTGCAGCTGCAGAAGGCCCAGCTGGAACAGTTACTGGCAGACATGCGGACTGGTGTGGAGTTCACCGAGCACTTGCTGACCAGTGGCTCAGACTTGGAGATCCTCATCACCAAGGGGGTGGTAGTAGAACGGCTCAGGAAGCTGAACAAAGTGGAATATAGCACCCGCCCTGGAGTAAATGATAAGATACGCTTCTGTCCTCAGGAGAAAGCAGGCCAGTGCCATGGCTACATGATTTATGGGACCATTAATACCAAAGAGGTTGATCCAGGCAAATGTGTCCTACAAGGAGAAG aTCTCCACAGAGCCCGGGAGAAGCAGCCAGCCTCTTTCACCCTGCTTTGCAAGGATGCCGCAGGAGAAATCATGGGCAGGGGAGGAGACAACATTCAAGTTGCCGTTGTCCCTAATGACAAGAAAGACAG CCCAATCAGAACGATGGTCCGGGATAACAAGGATGGGACATACTACATTTCCTACACCCCCAAGGAACCTGGCGTCTATACTGTGTGGGTCTGCGTCAAGGAGCAGCATGTACAG GGGTCACCATTCACTGTGACCGTGAGGAGAAAGCACCGCCCACACCCAGGCGTGTTTCACTGCTGCACCTTCTGCTCCAGTGGAGGCCAGAAAACTGCTCGCTGTGCCTGTGGAGGCACCATGCCAG